GACTTCATCTGTTGGGATTACGCTCTTGATGCCTGCCATTGCCATATCTGCGGCTACTGTCGCAATCGCTGCTCCCATCGCATTTCGTTTGACACATGGTACTTCAACCAGTCCGGCTACGGGGTCACAGACCAGACCGAGCATATTTTTCAACGCGATCGCTACTGCTTGGGCAGATTCCTCAGGCGTACCGCCAGCCATTTCTACAATCGCCGCAGCAGCCATGGCTGTTGCAGAGCCTACCTCTGCCTGGCAACCACCCGCAGCACCTGAAATAAACGCATTATTGGCAATGCAATACCCGATAGCGCCTGCCGTGAACAAATAATTGACCATTTCTTCACGGGTCGGCTGCAGCTTGTCAGATACGGCAAACAACGTGCCTGGTACAATGCCGCATGCTCCTGCTGTAGGCGTTGCGACAATCGTGCCCATTGCTGCGTTTACTTCATTAACCGCCACAGACATCGAGACTGCATTCAAAAGTGTGGGACCGGACAAAAACGTCTTGGTCTCCATATATGTTTGCAGCTTCTTCGCATCGCCGCCCGTCAACCCGCTATGCGAGCGAATATCTTCGGTAAGCCCGCGACGCACTGCTTTTTCCATTACATCGAGGTTGGCGTACATATCTTGCATAATGGCATCCCGACTGCGCTGGGAAACTTCCATTTCTGCTTCAATCATCACCTCGGAGATCTTCTTCCCCTGGGATTCGGCCAACTCTACTAGTTCAGCCACATTACGAAACATCTGGTTGTTCACTCCTCTAATCCTGCTCGTCCTTTTGCTTAGTTCAATGCGAGCAGGGATACGTCAAAGATATGGGGAATTTGACGAATTTCCTCCAGTACTTCCGGGGAGATCGTCGAATCGGTTTCGATTGCCATCAAAGCACGCGAACCGCGTGTATGTCGAGACACTTCCATGAGTCCCACATTAATGTTGTGCTGCGTCAGCACCTTTGCCACAGCCGCAATCATCCCGAAGCGATCTTCATGCAGAACCAAGAGCGTCGGTGTATCGAAGCCCAACTGAAAGGAAAACCCGTTCACTTCCAACACTTCGATCTTCCCGCCACCAATGGAGACACCAACGATTTCAATCTGACGCTCATCATCAGACAGCTTGATCCGCGCCGTATTCGGGTGCTCTGTCAAAATGTCAGAAGTGGACAACTCCACTTCCATGCCAGCTTTTTCTGCAATCACCAGCGAATTTTTCAGACGCAAATCCGACGTGTCAAAGTCAAGAATTCCTGCAACAGTCGCCACATCAGAACCATGTCCTTGATACGTTTTTGCAAATGAACCGTAAAAAACAATTTCTGCTCGCAAAGGCATTCTGCCAAACAGCTTGCGAGCCACACGACCGATACGGGCTGCACCAGCCGTATGGGAGCTAGATGGTCCAACCATAATTGGACCGATAATATCAAATACGCTTTTGTACTTCAACCGGTTCTCCTCCCGAATCACAAGGGGTTCAACAAGATTCACTCTCATTGTATCCTACAGCCTTTGAAAGCGCTACAGAGGAAACTGTACGTAAAGCAATCATAACCGATTTCCGGAGGCAACATGCGGTCAAATCAGGATAAATGAAAAAACTCCCTTTGAAAAAAATGGGGACGGGAATCTTCTTTATCATTGCTCTACGCCCAATAATCACCAGAACCTCTGTATAAAAAAGAAGCCCCCTGCCTCAGGGAAGCTCCTCTCCATACTGAATATGCCTTACCTATCTTTTACCATGACGATCCCGAGTAGACCGGGACCTGTATGCGTACCGATCACCGGACCAATCTGTTCCAACCAAGAATCCGTTACCGCAAACTCTTGCTTGAGTCGCTCCAAGAGCTCAGCCGCTTGATCGGGAACACTGCTGTGCAGCACAGCGATTTTCACTGGCTCGCCTTGCGCGTATTCCTGCAACGCTTCAAATACGCGATTCAGAGCTTTCTTCGTCCCGCGTACCTTGTCAAAAGCAGAGACGTACCCGGCAGGATCCAGTGTCAAAATCGGCTTGATGTTCAAGAGCGAACCGATGACAGCAGATGCTTTGCCGATTCGACCGCCTTTTTGCAGGAACTCCAGTGTATCCACAATAAAGTATACCTGCACCTCATCCAAGTAACGATCAATCTGATCCAGAATTTGCTCCTTGTTCTTGCCTGCTTGAGCGGCTTTGGCAGCCTCTACGCAGATCATTCCGTGAACAAATGAGGCTTTGCGAGAATCGATCACCGTAATGTCGATATTTTCATCCAACATCGACTTGGCGATCATCGCTGACTGATACGTACCCGATAAGGAACCCGATAAGAGTATCGCAATGATTTGCACGTCCTTGCCATATTTCTCATGGATCGCTTTGTACGCTTCAGCAAATTCAAGCGGAGACGGCTGCGAGGTTGTCGGCATCACGCTCGATTGCTTCAGCTTATCGAAAAACTCCGAAGACGAGATAGTGACCGCGTCCACATACGTTTCCGCCCCAAACATGATTTTTAACGGGACGGCCACGATCCCCAATGACTGCCTCGCAGACGCATCGATATCAGACGCACTGTCGGTAAGAATCACAATTGGCATTCTCGATCGCTCCTCTCCCTGTTCATTCGTTCAAAAAATAGGCTTTTACTCGACAGAAAAAATGAATGGATACAACGGTTGACCGCCTGCCTGGATCTCAACTTCCACATCCGGGTATGAATCGGACAAAGCTTTTTCCAAAGCATGAGCTTGATCTTCTGTCGCATCTTCCCCTAAGAAAATCGTAATGATTTCGGAGTCTTCATCCACCATTCCCAAGAGCAGCGTCGTTGCGCAAGCTAACAAGTCAGGATTTGCTGTGACGATTTCTTTCTCGGCCATGCCGATAAAATCGCCTTCTTTGATTTCTACCTCACCCATTTGCGTGTCGCGAACCGCGTGCGTCACCATTCCGGTTTTCACCTGAGCAATCGCCTTGGTCATCGCTTGCACGTTCGCTTCCGGCTGGGCATCTGCACGGAAGCTGACAAGTGCTGCCAACCCCTGTGGAATGCTCTTCGTCGGTATGACAGAAACCGGAACTTCAGCTAGCTCTGATGCCTGCTGTGCTGCCATGATGATATTGCTGTTGTTTGGCAGGATGATGATGTGCTGGGCATTCAGTCCTGCGACGGCCTTCATGAAGTCCTCTGTGCTCGGGTTCATCGTTTGGCCGCCCTCTACTACCACATGCACACCCATGCTGCGCAGAATCGTAGCGATTCCCTCACCAGCAGCTACCGCGATCAATCCGTATGGAAGCAACTCTGTAGCAGGTTTAGCAGCTGTTTCTGGCTTCGCCTGTCCTTTGCTTTCTTCCGCTTTGAGAATGTTCGCATGCTGCTCGCGCATGTTTTCTATCTTCAGTCGATGCAGGCTGCCGAATTGCTGAGCGTATTGCAGTACGCTTCCCGGATGCTCTGCATGAATATGTACCTTGACAACTTCCTCATCAGAGACGACCAGTAGTGAATCACCCATTGTATCCAGATGACTGCGAAACAGTGCCTCTGAAAACGGCTTTTTGTTCGGCTCGGTGCTATGCGCGACATGAACCATAAACTCCGTACAGTACCCGTACGTGATGTCTTCTGTTTTCATGTGGATTTGTGCATGATGCTGCTCAGAAATGAGCTTGTCCAACTCTTCCTGACCGATTTTGGGTACCGAACGCTCGCGATCGGCGGATAGTTCTTCCCCGCGCAATGCTCGCAAAAACCCTTCATAAATAAACAAGAGACCTTGTCCACCTGAGTCGACTACTCCCACTTCTTTTAGAACAGGCAGCATTTCCGGCGTACGCAACAGCGTAGCTTGCGCCTGCTCGTATGTTTTTTCCATGACAGAGATAATGTCATCTGACGTGCGTGCTGCACGCACAGCCATCTCCGCCGCTTCACGGGCAACAGTCAAAATTGTGCCTTCTACCGGCTTCATCACTGCCTGATACGCAGAGTCAACACCAGCTTTCAAGGCATCGGCAAACTGACGGGCGTTAACCTCATCTTTTCCATTGACTGATTTGCTGAAGCCGCGGAATAACTGGGACAAAATCACGCCGGAGTTACCGCGCGCGCCCATTAACAGACCTTTTGCCAAAGCAGCAGCCGATTCAGTGATTCGGGGGATTCCTTTCGAGACAGCTCCTCCACACCGGAAGAGAAAGTCAAATTCATGTTTGTCCCCGTATCGCCATCCGGCACAGGAAAGACGTTTAATCCATCCACTACTCTGACGTTGTCGGATAAAAGGTTCGCCCCCAGGTAAACCATCCGGCTAAACAGCACGCCATCTAGACGCGTATGTACCAACTGATGTTCCTCCTTACATATCCCTGTCTGTACGAACTCCCTGCACAAAAATATTAACAGCAGTCACATCAATGCCTACCGTTTGCTCCAAGGTATATCGAACACGGCGTTGAACGTTGCCTGCCACCTCAGAAATTTTCACGCCATAGCTGACGATAATGTGCATGTCCAATACTACTTCGCCATTTGTGTTATGAACGACGACACCTTTGCTCAGGTTGTCTCTTCCTAACAGCTCAGCGATTCCATCTTTCAACGCTTTGCGAGAAGCCATGCCCACAAGTCCAAAAACTTCCATGGCCGCGCCTCCAGCAATCCGTGCGATCACATCTTCTGTAACATCGATCTTTCCTAGCGATGTATTCATTTCCACCGTCATGCAAGGACTCCTCCTCTGTTAAACAGCTTGACCGTCATAGGTAAGCGTAACCATGCTTCCTTA
This genomic stretch from Brevibacillus brevis harbors:
- the sdaAB gene encoding L-serine ammonia-lyase, iron-sulfur-dependent subunit beta, with translation MKYKSVFDIIGPIMVGPSSSHTAGAARIGRVARKLFGRMPLRAEIVFYGSFAKTYQGHGSDVATVAGILDFDTSDLRLKNSLVIAEKAGMEVELSTSDILTEHPNTARIKLSDDERQIEIVGVSIGGGKIEVLEVNGFSFQLGFDTPTLLVLHEDRFGMIAAVAKVLTQHNINVGLMEVSRHTRGSRALMAIETDSTISPEVLEEIRQIPHIFDVSLLALN
- a CDS encoding Asp23/Gls24 family envelope stress response protein, which produces MTVEMNTSLGKIDVTEDVIARIAGGAAMEVFGLVGMASRKALKDGIAELLGRDNLSKGVVVHNTNGEVVLDMHIIVSYGVKISEVAGNVQRRVRYTLEQTVGIDVTAVNIFVQGVRTDRDM
- a CDS encoding DegV family protein, with amino-acid sequence MPIVILTDSASDIDASARQSLGIVAVPLKIMFGAETYVDAVTISSSEFFDKLKQSSVMPTTSQPSPLEFAEAYKAIHEKYGKDVQIIAILLSGSLSGTYQSAMIAKSMLDENIDITVIDSRKASFVHGMICVEAAKAAQAGKNKEQILDQIDRYLDEVQVYFIVDTLEFLQKGGRIGKASAVIGSLLNIKPILTLDPAGYVSAFDKVRGTKKALNRVFEALQEYAQGEPVKIAVLHSSVPDQAAELLERLKQEFAVTDSWLEQIGPVIGTHTGPGLLGIVMVKDR
- the sdaAA gene encoding L-serine ammonia-lyase, iron-sulfur-dependent, subunit alpha, producing MFRNVAELVELAESQGKKISEVMIEAEMEVSQRSRDAIMQDMYANLDVMEKAVRRGLTEDIRSHSGLTGGDAKKLQTYMETKTFLSGPTLLNAVSMSVAVNEVNAAMGTIVATPTAGACGIVPGTLFAVSDKLQPTREEMVNYLFTAGAIGYCIANNAFISGAAGGCQAEVGSATAMAAAAIVEMAGGTPEESAQAVAIALKNMLGLVCDPVAGLVEVPCVKRNAMGAAIATVAADMAMAGIKSVIPTDEVIDAMYRIGCAMPTTLKETAQGGLAATQTGRMIEAKVFGVRMEK